The following coding sequences are from one Streptomyces sp. NBC_01232 window:
- a CDS encoding ABC transporter ATP-binding protein: MSTTPTPLPAAGKPADPARPAGARVEFRSLRRAFGSTVALDGLDLTVEPGELLALLGPSGCGKTTALRVVAGFEQPDSGEVLVDGQDITRVPANRRDAGMVFQSYSLFPNLNARDNVAFGLRVRRVGAAERRERAAELLDLVGLPDHGDRYPHQMSGGQQQRVALARALALRPRVLLLDEPLSALDAKVRANLREEIRRLQLSLGITTVFVTHDQEEALSMADRVAVLNAGKLEQCAAPAELYDRPATPFVAEFVGTMNRLPGRLAGSGLVEVAGARLPVDGPVPTTPQVQVLVRPENVTVAADGEGTATVLSASFLGSVTRLHLELPGGVAVKADLPSRDAGSLVPGARAAVGLAERPVLVVAGSA; this comes from the coding sequence ATGTCCACCACGCCCACCCCCCTCCCCGCGGCCGGGAAGCCGGCGGATCCCGCCCGGCCCGCGGGCGCGCGCGTCGAGTTCCGCAGCCTGCGCAGGGCATTCGGCTCCACCGTCGCCCTCGACGGGCTCGACCTGACCGTCGAACCCGGTGAACTGCTCGCCCTGCTCGGCCCGTCCGGCTGCGGGAAGACCACCGCCCTGCGCGTCGTCGCCGGCTTCGAACAGCCCGACTCCGGCGAGGTCCTCGTCGACGGGCAGGACATCACCCGGGTCCCGGCCAACCGCCGCGACGCCGGCATGGTCTTCCAGTCGTACAGCCTCTTCCCGAACCTCAACGCCCGGGACAACGTGGCCTTCGGCCTGCGCGTACGCAGGGTCGGCGCGGCCGAGCGGCGCGAGCGCGCCGCCGAACTCCTCGACCTGGTGGGCCTGCCCGACCACGGAGACCGCTACCCGCACCAGATGTCCGGCGGCCAGCAGCAGCGCGTCGCCCTCGCCCGCGCGCTCGCCCTGCGCCCGCGCGTCCTCCTGCTCGACGAGCCGCTCTCCGCGCTGGACGCCAAGGTACGGGCGAACCTGCGCGAGGAGATCCGCCGCCTCCAGCTCTCCCTCGGCATCACCACCGTGTTCGTCACCCACGACCAGGAGGAGGCGCTGTCGATGGCCGATCGGGTCGCCGTCCTGAACGCCGGGAAGCTGGAGCAGTGCGCCGCCCCGGCCGAGCTGTACGACCGCCCGGCCACCCCCTTCGTCGCCGAGTTCGTCGGCACCATGAACCGGCTGCCCGGACGGCTCGCCGGCTCCGGGCTGGTCGAGGTGGCGGGAGCGCGCCTGCCCGTCGACGGCCCGGTCCCCACGACGCCGCAGGTGCAGGTCCTCGTACGGCCCGAGAACGTGACCGTCGCCGCCGACGGCGAAGGCACGGCGACCGTGCTCTCCGCCTCCTTCCTCGGCTCCGTGACCCGGCTCCACCTGGAACTGCCCGGCGGGGTCGCCGTCAAGGCGGACCTGCCCTCGCGGGACGCCGGATCCCTGGTGCCGGGCGCACGCGCCGCCGTGGGACTGGCCGAGCGGCCCGTGCTCGTCGTGGCCGGGTCCGCGTGA
- a CDS encoding ABC transporter permease yields MAAMTPTTPTTPTTPTTPTTPATRYPRLREDTREPDTGAPVRTPARRPRPRIWRGAVLALAGAYFLIPLIASFVFTVHVPGRGITFEAYTELLSADGFTESLLLSLGLAAATIALSLLLAVPALVAVRIGSPRLRPVVEVMCMLPLVVPPIALVTGITTVLRWGPDHLSRTPLYQTFIAVQHEKFPVVLVLAYTVLALPFVHRSLDAGLRAIDVPTLVEAARSCGASWPYVVLRVLLPNLRASLAGAAFLTLALVLGEFTIASLLGFQPFAVWIVSISGAQARMSVAVSILSLLITWLLLIALSRAGTTPSTAGAAPATTSRKEP; encoded by the coding sequence ATGGCTGCGATGACCCCGACCACCCCGACCACCCCGACCACCCCGACCACCCCGACTACCCCGGCCACCCGGTACCCCCGCCTCCGCGAGGACACGCGGGAACCGGACACCGGGGCCCCCGTGCGGACCCCGGCCCGGCGGCCCCGCCCCCGGATCTGGCGCGGAGCCGTCCTCGCCCTGGCCGGCGCCTACTTCCTGATCCCGCTCATCGCCTCGTTCGTCTTCACCGTTCACGTCCCCGGCCGCGGGATCACCTTCGAGGCGTACACCGAGCTGCTCTCCGCCGACGGTTTCACCGAGAGCCTGCTGCTCTCCCTCGGGCTCGCCGCAGCGACCATCGCACTGTCGCTGCTGCTCGCCGTGCCCGCGCTCGTCGCCGTACGCATCGGCTCCCCGCGGCTGCGCCCGGTCGTCGAGGTGATGTGCATGCTGCCGCTGGTGGTGCCGCCCATCGCCCTCGTCACCGGAATCACCACCGTGCTGCGCTGGGGACCGGACCACCTGTCGCGGACCCCGCTGTACCAGACCTTCATCGCCGTCCAGCACGAGAAGTTCCCGGTCGTCCTGGTCCTCGCCTACACGGTCCTGGCCCTGCCCTTCGTCCACCGCTCGCTCGACGCGGGCCTGCGCGCCATCGACGTACCGACCCTGGTCGAGGCCGCCCGCAGCTGCGGCGCGAGCTGGCCGTACGTCGTCCTGCGCGTGCTGCTGCCGAACCTGCGGGCCTCGCTCGCCGGCGCCGCCTTCCTGACCCTGGCCCTGGTGCTCGGCGAGTTCACCATCGCCTCCCTCCTCGGGTTCCAGCCCTTCGCGGTGTGGATCGTCTCGATCTCCGGCGCCCAGGCCCGCATGTCGGTGGCCGTCTCCATCCTCAGCCTCCTGATCACCTGGCTGCTGCTGATCGCCCTCTCCCGGGCCGGGACCACCCCCTCCACGGCCGGGGCCGCACCCGCCACCACCTCCCGCAAGGAGCCCTGA
- a CDS encoding ABC transporter permease, with the protein MSSTTAPRAAAGTRRRRRGPRTWLAALPLLAFTGLCFGLPLGAMAHGAVTRTDPASGATLVTGEHLARSLQGPYLGSLVGSVQLSALTALVGGVLGVVIAQAVVTSRSAGLRSAALTASGVLANFGGVPLAFAFIATVGISGVVTQLADLTDLGWNLYSFTGLTMVYLYFLIPLMVLVIAPALDGLRPQWREAAQSSGATGAQFWRHVGLPVLAPSLLGGFVLLFGTAFAAHATAAALVGGSVPLVTLKIADALSGNVLTGQENVALALGLDMILIAALVMAVYLPLQRRSARWLR; encoded by the coding sequence ATGTCCTCCACCACCGCCCCCCGCGCAGCCGCCGGCACCCGCCGGCGGCGGCGCGGCCCGCGCACCTGGCTCGCGGCCCTCCCCCTCCTCGCCTTCACCGGGCTCTGCTTCGGCCTCCCGCTCGGCGCCATGGCCCACGGCGCGGTCACCCGCACCGACCCGGCGAGCGGCGCCACCCTGGTGACCGGTGAACACCTCGCCCGCTCGCTCCAGGGTCCCTACCTGGGCTCCCTCGTCGGCAGCGTCCAGCTCTCCGCACTCACCGCACTCGTCGGCGGCGTCCTGGGCGTGGTGATCGCCCAGGCCGTGGTCACCTCCCGCTCCGCGGGCCTGCGCAGCGCCGCACTCACCGCCTCCGGCGTCCTCGCCAACTTCGGCGGCGTACCGCTCGCGTTCGCCTTCATCGCCACCGTCGGGATCTCCGGAGTCGTGACCCAGCTCGCCGATCTCACCGATCTCGGCTGGAACCTGTACTCCTTCACCGGCCTGACCATGGTCTACCTGTACTTCCTCATTCCCCTGATGGTGCTCGTGATCGCCCCGGCACTGGACGGGCTGCGCCCGCAGTGGCGCGAGGCCGCCCAGAGCAGCGGGGCCACCGGAGCGCAGTTCTGGCGCCACGTCGGCCTGCCCGTACTCGCACCCTCCCTGCTCGGCGGGTTCGTGCTGCTCTTCGGCACCGCCTTCGCCGCCCACGCCACGGCCGCGGCCCTCGTCGGCGGTTCCGTCCCCCTGGTCACGCTCAAGATCGCGGACGCGCTGTCCGGGAACGTGCTCACCGGCCAGGAGAACGTGGCGCTCGCCCTCGGCCTCGACATGATCCTGATCGCCGCCCTGGTCATGGCGGTCTACCTGCCCCTCCAGCGACGGAGCGCCCGATGGCTGCGATGA
- a CDS encoding ABC transporter substrate-binding protein, whose amino-acid sequence MLSSSARRGAAVLLSAAVLTTLSACGAAPDQKSGGADGAKNGVQPGAATSVADFGSLEALAAAAQKEGELNVIALPPDWANYGEIIKAFEAKYKIKVNSENPDASSADEIAAVKSRKGQKRAPDVLDLGIAFARSGAAENLFAPYKVTAWDKIPAAQKDADGRWTNDYGGYVSIGCDAARIPTCPQTFADLLKPEYKGKVALNGNPTKSGSAFGGVYAAALANKGSFADIQPGIDFFGQLKKSGNFLPVESTPATVEKGETPISIDWDYLNAGYADQFKGKGVDWKVAVPTDGVYAQYYSQAINKEAPNPAAARLWLEFLYSAEGQNLWLKGYARPVLLPGMTQDGTADKAAVAKLPQVQGTPAFPASEELDKAKATLAEKWDKALS is encoded by the coding sequence GTGCTCAGTTCCTCCGCCCGTCGCGGTGCGGCCGTTCTGCTCAGCGCCGCCGTACTCACCACGCTCAGCGCGTGTGGTGCCGCACCCGACCAGAAGTCCGGCGGTGCCGACGGCGCCAAGAACGGCGTGCAGCCGGGCGCCGCGACCTCGGTCGCCGACTTCGGCTCCTTGGAGGCCCTCGCAGCCGCCGCCCAGAAGGAGGGCGAGCTCAATGTGATCGCGCTGCCGCCGGACTGGGCGAACTACGGCGAGATCATCAAGGCCTTCGAGGCCAAGTACAAGATCAAGGTGAACAGCGAGAACCCGGACGCCTCCAGCGCCGACGAGATCGCCGCGGTCAAGTCCCGCAAGGGCCAGAAGCGCGCCCCCGACGTCCTCGACCTCGGGATCGCCTTCGCCCGCAGCGGCGCCGCCGAGAACCTCTTCGCCCCGTACAAGGTCACCGCCTGGGACAAGATCCCCGCCGCCCAGAAGGACGCCGACGGCCGCTGGACCAACGACTACGGCGGCTACGTCTCCATCGGCTGCGACGCCGCCCGGATCCCCACCTGCCCGCAGACCTTCGCCGATCTCCTCAAGCCCGAGTACAAGGGCAAGGTCGCCCTCAACGGCAACCCCACCAAGTCCGGTTCGGCCTTCGGCGGCGTCTACGCGGCCGCCCTCGCCAACAAGGGCTCCTTCGCCGACATCCAGCCCGGCATCGACTTCTTCGGACAGCTGAAGAAGAGCGGGAACTTCCTCCCGGTCGAATCCACCCCGGCCACCGTGGAGAAGGGCGAGACGCCCATCTCCATCGACTGGGACTACCTGAATGCCGGCTACGCCGACCAGTTCAAGGGCAAGGGCGTCGACTGGAAGGTCGCCGTCCCCACCGACGGCGTCTACGCCCAGTACTACTCGCAGGCCATCAACAAGGAGGCCCCGAACCCGGCGGCCGCCCGCCTGTGGCTGGAGTTCCTCTACAGCGCCGAGGGCCAGAACCTGTGGCTGAAGGGATACGCCCGCCCGGTCCTGCTCCCCGGCATGACCCAGGACGGCACCGCCGACAAGGCCGCCGTGGCCAAGCTCCCGCAGGTCCAGGGCACCCCGGCCTTCCCCGCCTCCGAGGAACTCGACAAGGCCAAGGCCACCCTCGCCGAGAAGTGGGACAAGGCCCTCTCCTGA
- a CDS encoding GntR family transcriptional regulator, producing MSTNAGTARYMEIAEALRGAILAGELPVGALLPSESDLAARWSASRGTVRQAVATLAAEGLIGSRQGARRIVLRQERRHSFGELNSFAQWAEGLGHRAAGRFLSRTRRSATAEEADRLALAPGTEVLAVLRLRLLDGEPTMVERTAYADWVAEAVEMLPADCRSVMDSLAEGFGVVAHYGEHLIDALPAGSEDARLLEIRRGSPLLRQRHVSRAATGRPIEWSDDRYRAGSVTFSVSNSSVATPLERRVGDQ from the coding sequence ATGAGCACGAACGCGGGCACGGCCAGGTACATGGAGATCGCCGAGGCGCTGCGCGGGGCGATCCTCGCGGGCGAGCTCCCGGTGGGCGCGCTCCTGCCCTCGGAGAGCGATCTGGCGGCGCGCTGGTCCGCATCGCGCGGGACGGTCCGCCAGGCGGTCGCCACCCTCGCCGCGGAAGGGCTGATCGGTTCCCGGCAGGGCGCGCGGCGCATCGTCCTGAGGCAGGAGCGCCGGCACAGCTTCGGCGAGCTCAACAGCTTCGCCCAGTGGGCCGAGGGGCTCGGGCACCGGGCCGCCGGCCGCTTCCTGTCCCGCACCCGCCGGTCCGCGACGGCCGAGGAGGCGGACCGGCTCGCGCTCGCGCCCGGTACGGAGGTCCTGGCCGTGCTGCGGCTGCGCCTGCTCGACGGGGAGCCCACCATGGTCGAGCGGACCGCCTATGCAGACTGGGTCGCGGAGGCCGTCGAGATGCTGCCCGCGGACTGCCGGTCCGTCATGGACAGCCTGGCCGAGGGCTTTGGGGTCGTCGCCCACTACGGCGAGCACCTCATCGACGCCCTTCCGGCCGGCAGCGAGGACGCCCGGCTGCTCGAGATCCGGCGCGGCAGCCCGCTGCTGCGCCAGCGGCACGTCTCCCGGGCGGCCACCGGCCGCCCGATCGAGTGGTCCGACGACCGCTACCGGGCCGGCAGTGTGACCTTCAGTGTGAGCAACTCTTCGGTAGCAACTCCCTTGGAGCGGCGCGTCGGAGACCAGTGA
- a CDS encoding reductase has protein sequence MKRILVIGGSRYFGKTLVTRARDAGDEVTVLNRGSGTPPTGVGRLVADRDDEEALRAALGGREFDVVVDQVCYTPLQAAVARRVFAGRTGRYVMTSTMEVYDPATLPDVLRGAGAAPVAEASLDPVRLPLPGAAGRAPGPWPAYVYAEGKRQAEAVFLREPAFPYAGVRAAHVLGGGPAEFTGRLAHYVERIGSGTPVAVHEAPYATSFIHHHEMAAFLHWTAEQTFTGPVNAASHGALDVIALCETVAARTGRRPRYRVVGPGAHASPFSFDRPYALDNGRASALGFRFGRVADWLPGAVDESVRAAA, from the coding sequence ATGAAGCGGATTCTTGTCATCGGCGGCAGCCGTTACTTCGGAAAGACCCTGGTCACCCGGGCGCGCGACGCGGGCGACGAGGTCACCGTCCTCAACCGGGGCTCCGGCACCCCGCCCACCGGCGTCGGCCGGCTGGTCGCCGACCGCGACGACGAGGAAGCGCTGCGGGCCGCGCTGGGCGGGCGCGAATTCGACGTGGTCGTGGACCAGGTCTGCTACACGCCGCTCCAGGCCGCCGTCGCCCGACGGGTGTTCGCCGGGCGGACCGGGCGCTACGTCATGACCTCGACCATGGAGGTCTACGACCCGGCCACGCTCCCCGACGTCCTCCGCGGCGCCGGCGCCGCCCCCGTCGCCGAGGCGTCGCTCGACCCCGTGCGGCTGCCGCTCCCGGGGGCGGCGGGCCGCGCGCCCGGGCCCTGGCCCGCGTACGTCTACGCCGAGGGGAAGCGGCAGGCCGAGGCCGTCTTCCTGAGGGAGCCGGCCTTCCCGTACGCCGGTGTGCGCGCCGCACACGTCCTCGGTGGCGGCCCGGCGGAGTTCACCGGGCGGCTGGCGCACTACGTGGAGCGGATCGGCTCCGGAACCCCCGTCGCCGTCCACGAAGCCCCGTACGCCACCTCCTTCATCCATCACCACGAGATGGCCGCGTTCCTGCACTGGACGGCGGAGCAGACCTTCACGGGGCCCGTCAACGCGGCTTCGCACGGGGCCCTCGACGTGATCGCGCTCTGCGAGACGGTCGCCGCACGGACCGGACGGCGGCCGCGGTACCGGGTGGTCGGGCCGGGCGCGCACGCCTCGCCCTTCTCCTTCGACCGCCCCTACGCCCTCGACAACGGCCGGGCCTCGGCCCTGGGGTTCCGCTTCGGCCGGGTCGCCGACTGGCTGCCGGGGGCGGTCGACGAGAGCGTGCGCGCCGCCGCCTGA
- a CDS encoding LysR family transcriptional regulator produces MIDVQRLRVLRAVAEHGSFNRAAGALLLTPSAVSQHIAALERAVGHPVAVRSTRGVTLTEPGRLLVEAAESISAELDQVRHAIDRLTADRPRLTVATFTSGGRHLLPAALSRFVEAHPEVELTVLESEPEDAVPMVRGGAADLALAYHFDGPPPVRPDGRPGLDWVPLMEDPLWLVLPPGHRLTGRPSAELAELRADRWVLGCLKTEAFLRRYAELAGFDLRVAASTTDYFFAQTLVAAGVGVSLVPHVSLSPAPESPVVRVEPPRPARHIGLVLPRRRRPQPYTETLTAALTTAAATARTPTGDRP; encoded by the coding sequence TTGATCGATGTGCAGCGGCTGCGCGTCCTGCGGGCGGTGGCCGAGCACGGCAGCTTCAACCGGGCGGCCGGGGCACTGCTGCTGACCCCGTCGGCCGTCTCCCAGCACATCGCGGCGCTGGAGCGGGCGGTCGGCCACCCGGTGGCCGTTCGCAGTACGCGCGGAGTCACCCTCACCGAGCCGGGACGGCTGTTGGTGGAGGCGGCCGAGTCGATCTCCGCCGAGCTGGACCAGGTCCGCCACGCGATCGACCGGCTCACGGCGGACCGGCCGCGCCTGACCGTCGCCACCTTCACCAGCGGGGGCCGGCACCTGCTGCCCGCGGCCCTGTCCCGGTTCGTGGAGGCGCATCCGGAGGTGGAGCTGACGGTGCTGGAGAGCGAGCCGGAGGACGCGGTGCCGATGGTGCGCGGCGGCGCGGCCGATCTCGCGCTGGCTTACCACTTCGACGGCCCGCCGCCCGTACGTCCGGACGGCCGCCCGGGGCTCGACTGGGTGCCACTGATGGAGGATCCGCTGTGGCTGGTGCTACCGCCCGGCCACCGCCTCACCGGCCGGCCGTCGGCGGAACTGGCCGAACTGCGAGCCGACCGTTGGGTGCTGGGCTGCCTCAAGACGGAGGCCTTCCTGCGCCGGTACGCGGAGCTCGCCGGTTTCGACCTCCGGGTCGCGGCCTCCACCACCGACTACTTCTTCGCGCAGACCCTGGTCGCCGCGGGCGTAGGGGTCTCCCTTGTCCCGCACGTCTCGCTCTCCCCCGCCCCGGAGTCGCCGGTGGTCCGCGTCGAACCCCCGCGCCCCGCCCGGCACATCGGGCTGGTCCTCCCCCGCCGGCGGCGCCCGCAGCCGTACACCGAGACCCTCACCGCCGCCCTGACCACGGCAGCCGCCACGGCCCGCACACCGACCGGAGACCGCCCGTGA
- a CDS encoding DUF2975 domain-containing protein: MGKLTVHALRAVLAVVLVGTVFVQASMVWALATDPEDGTLPLTPFRVITILGMVSAQVALICVWRLVTMVRRGTVFSHTAFRYVDGVIGAIVAAALMWFVVTALNAPGQREDPGVTVIMGGVGVAILGVALIVLVLRMLLTQAVARDVEAARMQAELDEVI; the protein is encoded by the coding sequence ATGGGAAAGCTGACAGTGCATGCGTTGCGCGCCGTACTCGCCGTGGTGCTCGTCGGCACCGTGTTCGTGCAGGCATCGATGGTGTGGGCGTTGGCCACCGACCCGGAGGACGGCACGCTCCCCCTGACCCCGTTCCGTGTGATCACGATCCTGGGCATGGTGTCGGCCCAGGTCGCTCTGATCTGCGTCTGGCGGCTGGTGACGATGGTGCGACGCGGAACGGTGTTCTCCCACACGGCCTTCCGGTACGTGGACGGAGTGATCGGCGCGATCGTGGCGGCCGCCCTCATGTGGTTCGTGGTCACGGCCCTCAATGCGCCGGGCCAGCGCGAGGACCCGGGCGTCACCGTCATCATGGGCGGGGTTGGCGTGGCCATCCTGGGGGTGGCGCTCATCGTGCTCGTGCTGCGGATGCTGCTCACCCAGGCCGTCGCGCGCGATGTCGAAGCCGCCCGGATGCAGGCCGAGTTGGACGAGGTCATCTGA
- a CDS encoding helix-turn-helix domain-containing protein — protein sequence MPIAVDIDVMLARRKMSVGELADRVGITPANLAVLKNGRAKAVRFATLAALCDVLECQPGDLLRWEAEEDATDG from the coding sequence ATGCCGATCGCCGTCGACATCGATGTGATGCTGGCCAGGCGGAAAATGTCCGTGGGCGAGCTCGCGGACCGCGTGGGGATCACCCCCGCCAACCTGGCCGTACTCAAGAACGGCCGCGCCAAGGCGGTGCGCTTCGCGACGCTCGCCGCACTGTGCGACGTGCTCGAGTGCCAGCCGGGCGACCTGCTGCGCTGGGAGGCCGAGGAGGACGCCACGGACGGATGA
- a CDS encoding NADP-dependent oxidoreductase, whose amino-acid sequence MRAYVIDAFGDTPALREVPVPDPEPGEVQIKVRAAGLNPLDFKVVGGELANSGAEFSFPLTLGFDVAGTVTAVGEGAGFAVGDEVFGLVWPSSFEHGSFAEYMTAPGHAALAPRPEGLDPAAAAALPMTGGTAQSAVDWLGLTEGEKLLVVGATGGVGSYALQMAAGRGAHVIAVAATADHEYARSLGAAEVIDHRTTDVADAVRSAHPDGIDAVIDLADDAETVATRIAPLLRDGGRLLSTVFATDPDALAAQGIRAVNFAYRATGEDMARLAVGVTAGGLRVAETRSYPLASIDEARTAFLNGHVRGKLVITP is encoded by the coding sequence ATGCGCGCTTACGTCATCGACGCCTTCGGCGACACCCCAGCCCTTCGGGAGGTTCCCGTTCCGGACCCGGAGCCGGGCGAGGTGCAGATCAAGGTCCGTGCGGCAGGACTCAATCCGCTCGACTTCAAGGTGGTCGGCGGAGAGCTGGCCAACTCGGGAGCCGAGTTCTCCTTCCCCCTCACCCTCGGCTTCGACGTGGCGGGCACCGTGACCGCAGTCGGCGAGGGCGCCGGCTTCGCCGTTGGCGACGAGGTGTTCGGCCTGGTGTGGCCGAGCTCCTTCGAGCACGGCTCCTTCGCCGAATACATGACCGCCCCCGGGCACGCGGCCCTGGCGCCCCGCCCCGAGGGCCTGGACCCCGCGGCCGCTGCGGCGCTGCCGATGACCGGCGGGACCGCACAGAGCGCGGTGGACTGGCTCGGCCTGACCGAGGGCGAAAAGCTCCTGGTGGTCGGTGCGACCGGAGGCGTGGGCTCCTACGCGCTGCAGATGGCCGCGGGCCGCGGCGCCCACGTCATCGCCGTGGCGGCCACCGCGGACCACGAGTACGCCCGTTCCCTGGGCGCGGCCGAGGTCATCGATCACCGCACCACCGATGTCGCCGACGCGGTCCGCTCCGCCCACCCCGACGGCATCGACGCCGTCATCGACCTCGCCGACGACGCCGAGACCGTCGCCACCCGTATCGCACCTCTGCTGCGTGACGGCGGCCGACTGCTCAGCACGGTCTTCGCCACGGATCCCGACGCTCTCGCGGCCCAGGGAATCAGGGCGGTGAACTTCGCCTACCGCGCCACCGGCGAGGACATGGCCCGTCTCGCCGTCGGGGTGACGGCGGGCGGCCTGCGCGTCGCCGAGACCCGCAGCTACCCTCTCGCCTCCATCGACGAGGCACGCACCGCTTTCCTGAACGGGCACGTCCGCGGCAAACTCGTCATCACGCCCTGA
- a CDS encoding alpha/beta hydrolase family protein, which yields MRRRLFLVGAAVAAALAGTLSATTAHADTRPLPPPGTALVLPVPSGHHPVGRSTVHLKDENRADPWVPSEKRELMVSLWYPAVRPAGTPSPYMTAEESEQYLAATGLDLPTDLLANVRTHSTVDAKPSKIHGRLPLVVLSPGFGMPRATLTGLAEEFAARGYVVAGIGHNYEADGISFPDGRTTSCLACADRDYPKVGAVRAEDISFVLDELTGPRSPWKRGAPIDPGRIAVVGHSAGGFSTIPAMLRDPRVKAAVNMDGNFRFPNDTPLDRPFLMLGQPSHIPGGIDSTWDETWTELTGWKRWLSVDDTGHLSFTDLASLAKQCGMSLQRLDGDRADAITRAYVTAFVDTHLRGRNASLLDGPAARFPEVRFHRP from the coding sequence CGACGCCTGTTCCTGGTCGGTGCCGCTGTTGCCGCGGCTCTGGCGGGCACCCTCTCCGCCACGACCGCCCATGCCGACACCCGCCCCTTACCACCGCCCGGGACCGCGCTCGTGCTCCCCGTACCGTCCGGGCACCACCCGGTCGGTAGGTCCACGGTCCACCTGAAGGACGAGAACCGGGCCGACCCGTGGGTCCCCTCGGAGAAGCGGGAGCTGATGGTCTCCCTCTGGTACCCGGCCGTCAGGCCGGCGGGCACGCCCTCGCCCTACATGACGGCGGAGGAGTCCGAGCAGTATCTGGCAGCCACCGGACTGGACCTGCCGACCGATCTGTTGGCCAACGTGAGGACCCACTCGACGGTGGACGCGAAGCCGTCGAAGATCCACGGCAGACTGCCGCTCGTCGTCCTGTCACCGGGCTTCGGCATGCCACGCGCCACCCTCACAGGCCTCGCAGAGGAGTTCGCAGCCCGCGGCTACGTCGTCGCCGGCATCGGACACAACTACGAGGCGGACGGCATCTCGTTCCCCGACGGGCGCACCACCTCCTGCCTGGCGTGCGCGGACAGGGACTACCCCAAGGTCGGCGCAGTCCGCGCCGAGGACATCTCCTTCGTACTCGACGAGCTCACCGGCCCCCGGTCGCCGTGGAAGCGCGGCGCGCCCATCGACCCCGGCCGCATCGCCGTGGTGGGGCACTCGGCCGGCGGTTTCAGCACGATCCCGGCCATGCTGCGCGATCCGCGTGTCAAGGCGGCGGTCAACATGGACGGCAATTTCCGGTTCCCGAACGACACGCCCCTGGACCGGCCGTTCCTGATGCTGGGCCAGCCCAGTCACATACCCGGCGGCATCGACTCGACCTGGGACGAGACCTGGACCGAACTGACCGGATGGAAGCGCTGGCTGAGCGTCGACGACACCGGGCACCTGTCCTTCACCGACCTGGCATCCCTGGCCAAGCAGTGCGGCATGTCCCTCCAGCGATTGGACGGTGACCGCGCCGATGCCATCACCAGGGCCTACGTGACGGCGTTCGTGGACACCCACCTGCGCGGACGGAACGCCTCGCTGCTGGACGGACCGGCAGCACGTTTCCCGGAAGTGCGCTTCCACCGCCCCTGA